From a single Armatimonadota bacterium genomic region:
- a CDS encoding N(4)-(beta-N-acetylglucosaminyl)-L-asparaginase — protein MSNSITRRSLLAAGAAAAFAKPGFTTNLFAPQAKSPRIVCSSNGHSVKNGGEETCIQTAFRMMTGGSDILECLIAGVNIVESDPADTSVGYGGIPNAQGVIQLDSCCMHGPKKWAGGVACLEGVRNPSKVAYLVATSTDHHLLVGAGAQEFARKMGFEIEADLNTERSRRAWLEWLRRTDPEHYLDPAKRQTPPPEQGLETAMQMAQEGWFDPEHLWGTINCNGINASGEIAGVTTTSGLAFKIPGRVGDSPILGAGLYVDNAVGAAGSTGRGEANLYNLCSYLIVEEMRRGAHPKDAGMTALRRVASQTIEKRLLTESGRPNFGLNFYILDNQGRYAGVSFTRSKFAVCDENGPRHEDSEPFYD, from the coding sequence GTGTCCAATTCCATCACCCGGCGATCCCTCCTCGCGGCTGGGGCCGCGGCGGCATTCGCCAAGCCCGGTTTCACCACAAACCTCTTTGCCCCCCAAGCCAAATCCCCTCGGATCGTTTGTTCCAGCAACGGGCATTCGGTCAAGAACGGCGGCGAGGAAACCTGCATCCAAACCGCATTCCGCATGATGACCGGCGGTTCCGACATCCTGGAATGTCTCATCGCCGGGGTCAACATCGTGGAAAGCGATCCCGCCGACACCAGCGTCGGCTATGGCGGCATCCCCAACGCCCAAGGGGTCATCCAGCTGGATTCCTGCTGCATGCATGGCCCCAAAAAGTGGGCCGGGGGGGTCGCCTGCCTGGAAGGGGTCCGCAACCCGTCCAAAGTCGCCTACCTCGTCGCTACATCTACCGACCACCACCTGCTGGTGGGTGCCGGCGCCCAAGAATTCGCCCGGAAGATGGGGTTTGAAATCGAAGCCGACCTCAACACCGAGCGGTCGCGCCGGGCCTGGCTGGAATGGCTCCGCCGCACCGACCCCGAACACTACCTTGACCCCGCCAAACGCCAAACCCCGCCCCCGGAACAAGGACTCGAAACCGCCATGCAAATGGCCCAGGAAGGGTGGTTCGACCCCGAACACCTGTGGGGCACCATCAACTGCAACGGCATCAACGCCAGTGGAGAGATCGCTGGGGTCACCACAACCAGCGGGCTCGCCTTCAAAATCCCCGGCCGGGTTGGGGATTCGCCGATCCTAGGGGCCGGTCTCTATGTCGACAACGCCGTCGGCGCGGCCGGATCCACCGGGCGGGGCGAAGCCAACCTCTACAACCTGTGCAGCTATCTCATTGTCGAAGAAATGCGTCGGGGAGCCCACCCCAAAGATGCCGGAATGACTGCCCTGCGCCGGGTTGCCTCCCAAACAATTGAAAAGCGCCTGCTCACCGAATCCGGCCGGCCCAATTTTGGGCTCAATTTCTACATCTTGGATAATCAAGGGCGATATGCGGGCGTGTCGTTCACCCGGTCGAAGTTCGCCGTCTGCGACGAAAATGGCCCCCGGCACGAGGATTCCGAACCTTTCTACGATTGA